One segment of Leptospirillum ferrooxidans C2-3 DNA contains the following:
- the tatA gene encoding twin-arginine translocase TatA/TatE family subunit, whose product MLTGLFEPLHLIVILGIVLLVFGGRKLPEIGAGMGKAISNFRRAYKDEPESAKVESDKSTKV is encoded by the coding sequence ATGTTGACAGGGCTTTTTGAACCACTCCATCTGATAGTGATTTTGGGAATTGTTCTCTTGGTTTTTGGAGGGAGGAAACTTCCTGAAATTGGTGCGGGAATGGGAAAGGCGATATCCAATTTTAGAAGAGCTTATAAGGATGAGCCTGAATCCGCAAAGGTAGAGTCTGATAAGTCTACGAAAGTCTAG
- a CDS encoding globin domain-containing protein, whose amino-acid sequence MAINTDLIKASAQLIAPLGSKVTEYFYNTMFTDHPEVRKMFPAEMGVQAQRLFDSIVYITSNIDKPDALVPYLQRLGSGHIKFDTRPEHYPIVGNSLMKTLAHFAGPAWTKEMAEAWSEAYNLAASVMIEAASKSMDPARYQPISAK is encoded by the coding sequence ATGGCTATCAACACCGATCTTATCAAGGCAAGTGCCCAATTAATCGCGCCTCTTGGCAGCAAAGTCACTGAGTATTTCTACAATACGATGTTCACAGATCATCCTGAAGTCAGGAAGATGTTCCCAGCAGAAATGGGCGTTCAAGCGCAGCGGCTTTTTGATTCCATCGTCTATATCACCTCCAATATCGATAAGCCTGATGCTCTTGTACCTTATCTCCAGAGACTCGGGTCAGGACATATCAAGTTCGATACAAGACCGGAGCATTATCCAATTGTTGGGAATAGCCTGATGAAAACACTAGCTCATTTCGCTGGCCCCGCTTGGACAAAGGAAATGGCCGAGGCATGGAGTGAGGCCTATAACCTCGCAGCATCTGTCATGATAGAAGCAGCGTCCAAGTCAATGGACCCAGCAAGATATCAACCCATTTCAGCCAAATAA
- a CDS encoding isocitrate/isopropylmalate dehydrogenase family protein, with protein sequence MKKHVITMLPGEGTGPEICEAVRRVIDHSGVDITWEYEEIGLDCLKEHGTLLPEKTIKSIAKNKIAIKGPTTTPVGTGHKSANVTLRKMFDLYANVRPAKLIPVLKRPWDKIDILSFRENTEDSYAAIEHMVSDEVAQCLKVITWPGSIRIAEFAFKWARANNRKKMQCVHKANIMKMTDGLFLEAFREVAKNYPDIVAEDIIVDNCSMQLVRNPGQFDCLVLPNLYGDILSDLCAGLVGGLGFAPGANIGDNCSIFEAVHGSAPKYAGMKKVNPSAVLLSGVMMLKWLNEHEAATRIEKGVDKVLAEAKHLTYDAGGTASTDEYADAIIKAMETV encoded by the coding sequence ATGAAAAAGCATGTCATTACAATGTTGCCCGGAGAAGGTACTGGACCGGAAATCTGTGAAGCCGTGAGAAGGGTCATTGACCACAGTGGTGTTGATATCACTTGGGAATATGAAGAGATCGGTCTCGATTGCCTTAAGGAGCATGGCACGCTTTTACCAGAGAAAACCATTAAATCGATCGCAAAAAACAAGATCGCTATCAAGGGACCAACGACCACTCCCGTTGGAACAGGACACAAGAGCGCAAATGTGACTCTTCGGAAGATGTTCGATCTCTATGCAAACGTACGCCCTGCCAAATTGATCCCTGTTTTAAAGCGCCCATGGGATAAAATCGATATTCTCAGTTTCAGAGAGAATACAGAGGATTCCTACGCGGCAATCGAACATATGGTTTCTGACGAAGTGGCCCAGTGTCTTAAAGTCATCACTTGGCCAGGGTCGATTCGTATTGCCGAGTTTGCTTTTAAATGGGCCAGAGCCAATAACAGGAAAAAGATGCAGTGCGTTCACAAGGCCAATATCATGAAAATGACCGACGGTCTTTTCTTGGAGGCTTTTCGTGAAGTTGCAAAGAATTATCCGGACATCGTTGCGGAAGACATTATTGTCGATAACTGCTCAATGCAGCTCGTGCGTAATCCTGGCCAATTCGACTGTTTAGTACTTCCTAACCTCTATGGAGATATTCTCTCTGATCTTTGTGCAGGATTAGTCGGCGGTCTTGGCTTTGCTCCTGGTGCCAACATTGGTGATAACTGCTCTATCTTTGAAGCTGTTCATGGTTCAGCTCCAAAATATGCCGGCATGAAAAAGGTGAATCCTTCCGCCGTTCTTCTGTCTGGTGTAATGATGTTGAAGTGGTTGAACGAGCATGAAGCCGCAACCCGAATTGAAAAGGGTGTGGACAAGGTTTTGGCCGAAGCAAAACATCTGACTTATGATGCGGGCGGGACGGCTTCTACTGACGAATATGCTGACGCCATTATCAAGGCAATGGAAACCGTTTAA
- a CDS encoding sigma-54-dependent transcriptional regulator, with product MIANILFIEDEPSIREAFSIKLSEKGYLVQTARNGEEGIGMLKKFNPDILILDMVMAGMSGLDVLKEVRSQDSEIPVVVLTARGTVKDAVEAMRLGAFDFVTKSIDMDELLLSLANATRFLSLSREARYWTGKESERYALEHMVAESETSLHLKKQVRDLASNDQVTVLLQGETGSGKEYVSKVLHYNGPLGNRPFIEVDCPAIPSELFESELFGYEKGSFTGASGKKVGLIELADGGTVLLDEIGDLPLPLQAKLLRVIEERTIRRVGGGAQFPVNVRFMAATHRDLRQAVKNGTFREDLFYRLNVVVLPIPPLRERRKDIIPISEKFLYKSAQIFRKKIHRISPSAKQLLISYDFPGNIRELSNLIERAVLYCSGTQLECEHFPAELQCKKNISGEDKSSEKHSDQQELAIPFRIGADSLESHERELIAKVLAHSNGKKTMAAKFLGISRWALDRRIKEGG from the coding sequence ATGATTGCCAATATCTTATTTATAGAAGATGAGCCCTCTATTCGGGAAGCTTTTTCGATAAAACTCTCGGAAAAAGGTTACCTCGTCCAGACAGCGCGTAATGGAGAGGAAGGGATTGGAATGCTCAAGAAATTCAATCCCGATATTCTGATCCTCGATATGGTCATGGCCGGAATGTCCGGGCTCGACGTTTTAAAGGAAGTCAGAAGCCAGGATTCGGAAATTCCTGTTGTCGTACTCACTGCGAGGGGTACTGTTAAGGATGCGGTAGAGGCCATGCGACTTGGAGCCTTTGATTTTGTCACAAAGAGTATCGACATGGATGAACTCTTGCTATCACTGGCCAATGCAACACGATTTCTCTCTCTTTCAAGAGAGGCACGGTATTGGACCGGAAAAGAATCTGAGCGTTACGCACTTGAACATATGGTTGCCGAAAGTGAAACAAGCCTGCACCTCAAAAAACAGGTCCGGGATCTTGCAAGTAATGATCAAGTGACTGTTCTCCTTCAAGGAGAAACAGGTAGCGGAAAAGAATACGTTTCAAAAGTCCTACACTACAACGGACCACTTGGAAACCGGCCTTTCATAGAAGTGGACTGCCCCGCGATTCCTTCAGAGCTATTCGAAAGCGAACTGTTTGGTTATGAGAAAGGGTCTTTTACCGGAGCTTCCGGAAAAAAAGTTGGGTTGATCGAACTTGCCGATGGGGGAACCGTTCTTCTTGATGAGATCGGAGACTTACCTCTCCCCCTTCAGGCAAAATTATTAAGGGTTATTGAGGAGAGAACCATCCGACGAGTGGGTGGAGGCGCACAGTTTCCTGTGAATGTCCGTTTTATGGCTGCAACACATAGAGATCTGAGACAAGCGGTTAAAAATGGGACTTTCAGGGAAGATCTCTTCTATCGCTTGAATGTCGTTGTCCTTCCCATCCCTCCGCTTCGAGAAAGGCGTAAAGACATCATCCCGATTTCAGAGAAGTTCTTATATAAATCAGCGCAAATTTTTCGAAAAAAGATCCATAGAATTTCACCATCAGCAAAGCAGCTTCTAATCAGCTACGACTTTCCAGGAAATATCAGGGAACTATCCAATCTGATAGAGCGCGCTGTGCTTTATTGTTCTGGAACCCAATTGGAATGTGAGCATTTTCCTGCAGAATTACAATGCAAAAAAAACATATCAGGAGAGGATAAATCTTCGGAAAAACATTCAGATCAACAGGAACTGGCTATTCCATTCCGGATTGGAGCGGATTCTCTTGAAAGCCACGAACGAGAACTGATCGCAAAAGTACTCGCACATTCGAATGGAAAAAAGACAATGGCCGCCAAATTTCTGGGAATTAGCAGATGGGCACTGGATCGAAGAATCAAAGAGGGAGGATAA
- a CDS encoding ATP-binding protein — translation MPIGICIFNAHKKALFKTPLFETMSNGLRVEKKGFPLLSDEILSFTFSEKYEKESITQYQTKDRDGLPHIILCRVFAVEKGSMDPAVFLAHIQDMTDIETQSRESLIISRYQAVLGKIAHLAVSGASLKDVADFTSRETATALNVEFCKILIPGDSDPLLHLLAGVGWQEGLVGSYVQEGGIYSQAGFAIREKKAVIVRDMGVEHRFSPSTLLSSHHVRSGVSVPMMFQGQVLGAMSIHTVSARSFDAREIDFLETVANTFATILDRWKREETQLSLYKRLFAQVQDGVILTDKNGIILEWNPAMERMSGWSREETIGKTPALLSSGRQSPDFYNLLWQTLLSGKSFVGRFINRQKNQSEFLVWENISPVMDPDNTIRYFLSILTDLSEREKLLEALRQTEQIKLVGQLSGGLLHEIRNPLIGMGSLADHIGASNKLPEELRRQVQLIAGEARRIDELLESHLSVMRPKSFDFQLLDLVDLVEDAHSLLAQAFRKSKIHFSLSLEDPIEPIEGARGPLQQVFLNLMMNAIDAMPEGGSITIGMKPCLHHDKKGINIMITDSGKGIPDHILKRLHEPFFTYGKAKGVGLGLSITRDIVDRHQGKISIESPSGQGVRATVWLPVKQEDK, via the coding sequence TTGCCCATTGGAATATGCATATTCAATGCCCATAAGAAAGCTCTTTTCAAAACTCCACTTTTCGAAACCATGTCCAATGGCTTGAGAGTCGAAAAAAAAGGATTTCCTCTTCTTTCTGATGAAATATTATCTTTTACCTTCTCCGAAAAATATGAAAAGGAATCCATCACACAATACCAGACCAAAGACCGGGATGGACTCCCCCATATCATCCTCTGCAGAGTCTTTGCGGTTGAAAAGGGATCTATGGATCCAGCTGTTTTTCTTGCCCATATTCAAGACATGACCGATATCGAAACACAATCAAGGGAAAGCCTCATAATCAGTCGATATCAGGCAGTCCTCGGTAAAATTGCCCATCTGGCTGTCAGTGGGGCCTCACTCAAGGATGTCGCGGATTTCACCTCCAGAGAAACGGCCACAGCTTTAAATGTTGAGTTTTGCAAGATTCTCATTCCTGGGGATTCTGATCCACTCCTGCATCTTCTTGCCGGGGTAGGATGGCAGGAAGGACTCGTTGGGAGTTATGTCCAGGAAGGGGGCATTTATTCACAGGCTGGTTTTGCCATCCGGGAAAAGAAGGCGGTCATTGTTCGGGACATGGGTGTCGAGCACCGATTCTCACCATCGACTCTCCTCTCAAGTCATCATGTTCGCTCAGGTGTCAGCGTACCCATGATGTTTCAGGGACAAGTTCTCGGCGCAATGAGCATCCATACTGTTTCCGCTCGTAGTTTTGATGCCAGGGAAATCGATTTCCTTGAAACAGTGGCCAACACCTTCGCAACAATTCTTGATCGATGGAAAAGAGAAGAAACCCAATTATCCCTCTATAAAAGACTTTTCGCTCAAGTTCAAGATGGGGTGATTCTCACTGACAAAAACGGCATTATTCTTGAATGGAATCCGGCAATGGAAAGAATGTCCGGATGGTCCAGGGAAGAGACCATCGGAAAAACCCCCGCATTACTTTCATCGGGACGACAAAGTCCAGATTTCTATAACTTGTTATGGCAAACATTACTTTCCGGAAAATCCTTTGTCGGGAGGTTTATCAACCGGCAAAAAAACCAATCCGAATTTCTTGTTTGGGAAAATATCAGCCCCGTTATGGATCCTGACAATACCATTCGATATTTTCTTTCCATTCTCACCGACCTTTCCGAGAGAGAAAAGTTACTCGAGGCACTCAGACAGACAGAACAGATCAAGCTGGTGGGTCAACTTTCAGGAGGACTGCTTCACGAAATCAGGAATCCTCTCATTGGAATGGGGAGTCTCGCAGATCATATTGGAGCGTCAAATAAACTTCCAGAGGAGTTGAGAAGACAGGTTCAGCTGATCGCCGGGGAAGCCAGAAGGATTGATGAATTACTGGAGTCCCATCTTTCCGTCATGAGACCCAAATCCTTTGACTTTCAACTTCTCGATCTGGTGGATCTGGTCGAAGATGCACATTCTCTCCTTGCCCAGGCATTCCGTAAGTCTAAAATTCATTTTTCACTTTCTCTTGAAGACCCCATTGAACCAATAGAGGGAGCACGTGGTCCTCTTCAACAGGTCTTTTTGAACCTCATGATGAATGCTATTGACGCTATGCCAGAGGGAGGGAGCATTACCATCGGCATGAAACCCTGCCTCCATCACGATAAAAAAGGCATTAATATAATGATTACAGACTCCGGAAAAGGAATTCCAGACCATATCCTGAAAAGACTTCATGAGCCATTTTTCACGTATGGAAAAGCCAAAGGAGTGGGGCTTGGACTTTCCATTACAAGAGATATTGTCGACAGACATCAAGGGAAAATCTCTATAGAAAGCCCTTCTGGGCAGGGCGTCAGGGCAACAGTGTGGTTGCCGGTAAAACAGGAGGATAAATGA